The Engraulis encrasicolus isolate BLACKSEA-1 unplaced genomic scaffold, IST_EnEncr_1.0 scaffold_59_np1212, whole genome shotgun sequence genome contains a region encoding:
- the LOC134444570 gene encoding NLR family CARD domain-containing protein 3-like has product MNLYELNLVCQNYLKRNLKNKYQHVFEGIAKHGSSVLLQKIYTDLYITEGGSGKVNEEHEVRQIESKFNSVAGQDKPIKCADIFKPSPGQDKPNRRVLTKGVAGIGKTISVHKYILDWAEGNNNQEINFIFPLYFRELNHMRNKKFSLMDLLYCFFPELKQLTVDIQNKFRVLFVFDGLDECRLQLNFHANESVHDIKVVKSLDVLLTNLLLGNLFPSALIWITSRPAAVGKIPPQCIDLVTEVQGFNDSQKEEYFRKKINDNSLASGIISHVKSSRILYIMCHIPVFCWIAATVLEIILSSGHTQIPKTLTEMYTFFLTFQTRQKNIKFDNVHDLEPQWNHKLILNLGKLAYKQLEKGNLIFYEDDLRECGIDVKEAAVYSGVCTQIFREESGIFLGTVFSFVHLSIQEYLAALYAFLEMALGGKDIISTDPQKAESMILLHKSAVDKALDHEDGRFDLFLRFLLGLSLESNQSLLHGLINRRQMGIKEKISSWLGLAGHQGQLEKWQMDNDETIRYIKDKINYVSSSERMINLFHCLNELHDHSLVEEIQRFLNAGNLSEAQLSPGQWSALVFVLLTSDQNLDVFNLKKYVRSDEALVRLKPVVEESHTTLVDNCGLTEESCATLTSILGKQSSKLRRLDLSGNHIRDAGIKKLCSGLKNPNCSLETLRLSDCSIKGKGYAALATALKSNPSHLEELDLRGNDPRHAELKLLIDLLQDPACKLRSLRQERAFHT; this is encoded by the exons atgaacctgt ATGAGTTGAACTTGGTTTGTCAGAATTACTTGAAAAGAAATCTTAAAAACAAGTACCAGCATGTGTTCGAAGGCATAGCCAAACATGGAAGCTCTGTTCTGCTGCAAAAGAtctacacagatctctacatcacagagggaggaAGTGGGAAAGTCAATGAGGAgcatgaggtcagacagattgAGTCCAAGTTCAATAGTGTAGCTGGGCAGGATAAACCTATCAAGTGTGCAGACATCTTTAAACCCTCTCCTGGTCAGGACAAACCAAACAGAAGAGTTCTCACAAAGGGGGTGGCTGGCATTGGCAAAACTATCTCTGTGCACAAGTACATCCTAGACTGGGCCGAGGGAAACAACAACCAAGAGATCAATTTCATCTTCCCCCTATACTTTAGGGAGCTCAACCACATGAGAAACAAGAAGTTCTCTTTGATGGACCTTCTTTACTGCTTCTTTCCAGAGCTTAAGCAGCTTACAGTTGACATCCAGAATAAATTCAGAGTGTTGTttgtctttgatggtctggatgagtgtcgacTCCAACTGAACTTTCATGCAAATGAAAGTGTGCACGATATAAAAGTCGTCAAATCATTGGATGTCCTCTTGACAAACCTACTGTTAGGTAATCTGTTCCCATCTGCTCTAATCTGGATAACCTCTCGACCAGCAGCAGTTGGCAAAATCCCTCCTCAGTGTATTGACCTGGTGACAGAAGTGCAAGGATTCAATGACTCCCAAaaggaagagtacttcaggaagaagATCAATGATAATAGTCTTGCCAGCGGAATCATATCACACGTTAAATCATCAAGGAtcctctacatcatgtgccacatacctGTGTTTTGCTGGATTGCTGCTACGGTTCTTGAGATTATTCTTTCTTCTGGACATACACAGATCCCAAAGACtttgacagaaatgtacacaTTCTTCCTGACATTTCAAACAAGACAGAAGAATATCAAATTTGACAATGTCCATGACCTTGAGCCACAATGGAACCATAAGCTGATCCTAAATCTCGGAAAGCTAGCCTATAAACAGTTAGAGAAAGGAAATCTGATCTTTTATGAAGATGACCTCAGGgagtgtggcattgatgtcaAAGAGGCAGCAGTGTACTCAGGAGTATGCACCCAGATCTTCCGGGAAGAATCAGGGATCTTTCTGGGAACAGTGTTCTCCTTTGTGCACCTCAGTATCCAGGAGTATCTTGCCGCCCTGTATGCATTTCTGGAGATGGCACTTGGAGGGAAAGACATAATATCAACAGACCCTCAAAAAGCAGAGTCCATGATCCTCTTGCATAAGAGTGCTGTGGACAAAGCTTTGGATCATGAAGATGGACGCTTTGACCTTTTCCTTCGCTTCCTTCTTGGCCTCTCTCTGGAGTCAAACCAATCTCTCCTGCATGGTCTGATCAATAGAAGACAGATGGGCATCAAGGAAAAGATCAgctcttggcttggcttggctggccATCAAGGCCAACTGGAGAAATGGCAGATGGACAATGACGAAACAATTAGGTACATTAAGGACAAGATAAATTATGTTTCCTCATCAGAAAGAATGATTAACCTCTTCCACTGCTTGAATGAACTCCATGACCACTCCTTAGTGGAGGAGATCCAGAGGTTCTTGAATGCAGGCAACCTGTCTGAAGCCCAACTTTCACCTGGCCAGTGGTCAGCTctagtgtttgtgctgctgacatCAGACCAGAATCTGGATGTGTTTAACTTGAAGAAGTACGTCAGATCTGATGAAGCTCTCGTGAGATTGAAACCAGTAGTAGAGGAATCCCACACAACTCT GGTTGATAACTGTGGGCTCACTGAAGAGAGCTGTGCAACACTAACCTCCATCCTCGGCAAACAATCATCGAAACTCAGGAGACTCGATCTCAGTGGAAACCACATCAGAGATGCCGGGATCAAGAAACTGTGTAGTGGCCTGAAGAACCCAAACTGTTCACTGGAGACGCTGAG ACTGTCAGACTGCAGCATAAAAGGAAagggatatgctgctctggccacagctctcaaatcaaacccctcacacctggaggagctggacctgagaggaaacgaccctcgACATGCTGAACTGAAGCTCCTCATTGATTTACTGCAGGATCCTGCCTGTAAACTCAGGAGTCTGAGGCAAGAAAGAGCATTTCACACTTAA